Part of the Phormidium ambiguum IAM M-71 genome is shown below.
AAAAGCCTTGAGTAAGGCGCGGCCTTCTTCGTCGGTTTTGGCTGTGGTAATAATGGAGATGTCCATGCCACGAATTTGGTCGATTCTGTCGTATTCGATTTCGGGAAATATCAGTTGTTCTCTTACGCCCAAGCTATAGTTACCACGACCATCGAAGCTTTTGGGACTGATTCCCCGAAAGTCTCTAATCCGGGGTAGTGCTAGATTGATTAATCTGTCAAGAAAGGCGTACATTCGATCGCCCCGTAAAGTCACCATAATTCCCACTGGCATTCCTTCACGGATTTTAAAACCTGCGATCGCTTTTTTTGCTCTGGTAACTACTGGCTTTTGACCAGCAATTAACCCGATTTCAGTCAGGGAAGATTCCAGGGCTTTAGCATTAGTAGCAGCTTCACCCAAACCTCGGTTCAGGGTCACTTTAATAATCTTCGGTACCTGATGAATATTCGTGTAATTGAATTGTTCCTTAAGTTTGGGAACAATTGTTTCTTGATAGGTGGTTTTTAGTCTTTGTGCCATTGGTTTTACCTATTTTTCCTGGGCTTGGTCAGGAAATTTTAGATTTTAGATTTTAGATTTTAGATTTAGGGATTTTGGATTAATTCTGGTCAATCTGACAAATCAAATAATCAATCCTGTCCGTCAAGTAAATCCTTAAATCTTGCGCCTGTTTATTTGTCGAGAATTTCCCCGGTTTTTTTCAACATCCGCACCTTTTTACCAGCTTCATTAAATGAATAACAAATGCGACTAGCTACATTTTGTTTGCTGGAATAGTGCATGACATTAGAACTGTGAATTGGTGCTTCAAAAGTAATGATGCGACCTGATTCACCTTCTTGTTGGGGTTTAACGTGCTTAGTTCTAATGTTTACACCTTGAACTACCACTTGACTTTCTTCAGGTATTGCCCGAATAACTTCGCCGACTTTGCCTTTATCTTTGCCGGAGATTACTTGTACGGTGTCGCCTTTTTTGACGTGCATTTTACGCCGCACTTTTTCTGCTTTCTTACTTTGAGCCATTACAGCACCTCCGGAGCGAGGGAAACTATTTTGGTGTAGTTTTTGTCACGCAGTTCCCGTGCGACGGGGCCAAAAACACGAGTGCCTTTGGGGTTGCCATCTGCGTTGATGATCACGGCAGCATTGTCGTCGAAACGAATGCTCATTCCGCTTTCACGCCGCATGGCTTTTTTGGTACGCACGATAACTGCGCGGACTACATCTGATTTTTTGACTGCCATGTTGGGGATTGCGTCTTTGACGACGGCGATAATCACATCACCCACATGACCATAGCGGCTGTTTCCGGCACCTAAAACCCGGATACACATTAATCTTTTGGCACCGCTATTATCAGCAACATTGAGGTAGGTTTGGGGTTGAATCACGGTTTTACTCGCTTTGATTTGGTA
Proteins encoded:
- the rplE gene encoding 50S ribosomal protein L5, whose amino-acid sequence is MAQRLKTTYQETIVPKLKEQFNYTNIHQVPKIIKVTLNRGLGEAATNAKALESSLTEIGLIAGQKPVVTRAKKAIAGFKIREGMPVGIMVTLRGDRMYAFLDRLINLALPRIRDFRGISPKSFDGRGNYSLGVREQLIFPEIEYDRIDQIRGMDISIITTAKTDEEGRALLKAFGMPFRDQ
- the rplX gene encoding 50S ribosomal protein L24; amino-acid sequence: MAQSKKAEKVRRKMHVKKGDTVQVISGKDKGKVGEVIRAIPEESQVVVQGVNIRTKHVKPQQEGESGRIITFEAPIHSSNVMHYSSKQNVASRICYSFNEAGKKVRMLKKTGEILDK
- the rplN gene encoding 50S ribosomal protein L14, whose product is MIQPQTYLNVADNSGAKRLMCIRVLGAGNSRYGHVGDVIIAVVKDAIPNMAVKKSDVVRAVIVRTKKAMRRESGMSIRFDDNAAVIINADGNPKGTRVFGPVARELRDKNYTKIVSLAPEVL